Proteins encoded in a region of the Puniceibacterium sp. IMCC21224 genome:
- a CDS encoding usg protein: MQGNETELMLRGYGLTTAEFFYRMPDYKNVLNTYIWQDYDLAPDHQKLFEFIEFWQNTIEGPLHSVRYTHRKMIGAGEWRQVVGEFRYH, from the coding sequence ATGCAGGGCAACGAAACCGAACTGATGCTGCGCGGCTATGGACTGACCACAGCCGAATTCTTTTACCGCATGCCAGACTATAAAAACGTGCTCAACACCTACATCTGGCAGGATTACGATCTGGCGCCGGATCACCAGAAACTGTTTGAGTTCATAGAGTTCTGGCAAAACACGATCGAAGGTCCGCTGCATTCCGTGCGCTATACCCATCGTAAGATGATTGGCGCCGGAGAATGGCGGCAAGTGGTCGGAGAATTCCGCTACCACTGA